Genomic window (uncultured Flavobacterium sp.):
AAACGCGGAGGTCCAACTTTGTTCAAAAAACCAATGACACTAGAAAACAACAAATGGTATTCCGTCAAAATTAGAGTTTCAAACAATCAATTATACTTCTCAGTCAACAACGAAACTTTCTTAGAATGTTTCTTAGAAAAAAGCAATCTAAGCCAACAAGGAAAACTAGGATTCTTAACCAACGGAGAAGCAAAAGTTATAGACCTAAACATTAAAACGCTTCAATAAAAATTTATTTGAATTAGAAACATTGCCAACGGTTTCAACCGTTGGAGCGCAATAAATTATCCTGATCCTCATTCCGATATGTATCCCAAGGTTGAAACCTTGGGATATGTTTGAAATATGATAAAACAAAAAAAGCTCCATTTTGGAGCTTTTTCTATATCAAAAATTATCTAATTTTCTAATTGACAAATTATCTAATTAATCCTCTTCCTCTTCTGTATTATGCGATTTCACATAATTACGCCATTTATCAATGCAATCCTGAAAATCCTGAGGCAGTTCCGTATCAAAACGCATCATTTCACCCGTATTTGGATGTACAAAACCAAGTGTTTTAGCATGCAACGCCTGACGTGGCAAAGCTTTAAAACAATTCTCGATAAACTGCTTGTATTTAGTAAAAGTCGTTCCTTTCAAAATTAAATGACCGCCGTAACGTTCGTCATTAAACAACGGATGACCAATATGTTTCATGTGTGCACGAATTTGGTGTGTTCTTCCAGTTTCTAACTTACAAGAAATCAAAGTTACATAACCAAAACGTTCCAAAACTTTATAATGAGTAATTGCTGGTTTCCCTATTTCAGGATCAGCAAAAACTGCCATTTGCATACGGTCTTTTAAATGTCTTGCAAGGTTTCCTTCAATTGTTCCTTCTTCTTCGGTAACATTTCCCCAAACAAGAGCAATATACTCACGTTCAGAAGTTTTAGCCTCAAATTGTTTTGCTAAATGCGTCATTGCCGCTTCTGTTTTAGCAACCACTAAAAGTCCGGACGTATCTTTATCAATTCTATGAACCAAACCAGGACGTTCGCTGCTGTTCATTGGCAAATTATCAAAATGATGTGCCAAAGCATTAACCAAAGTTCCCGTATAATTTCCGTGACCAGGATGCACAACCATTCCCGGCTCTTTGTTAATCAACAACAAAGCATCATCTTCATACACAATATTCAACGGAAGATCTTCCGGAAGAATATGGTTTTCAAACGGAGGATGCGATAACATAACCGTTACAACATCAAACGGTTTTACTTTATAATTTGATTTTACCGGAATATCATTTACAAAAATGTTTCCTTCAGTAGCGGCGTTCTGAATTTTATTTCGCGTCGCATTCTGAATCAAATTCATTAAATATTTGTCAATACGCAAAAGCGCTTGACCTTTAGGGACTTCAAATCTAAAATGTTCGAATAATTCGTCTTCCAGATCTAAATTTTCAATATTATTGTTCATCTTTTGGGGTTTCAGTAGTTGGCGCAGCTAAACTGTCTACGGCCTGACTTTCATCTACATAACTTGCTTTTCCGTCACCTAAAACCAAGTCGATTTTAGAAGCCTTCAGCACGCGGTCACCTACTTTTAAGTTTCTACCTTTATAACGCATCTCCAGAACCATATCTTTTCCTAAGTTCGGAATATAGGTAATCGTTCCCGCTTCAAGACCTAAAGCCTTCAAAGTTGGAACCGCTTCACGATACGTTTTTTCGATTAAATCAGGAATTTTAACAGATGAAAATCCTGACGCATTAATTTTAATATATATTTTTCTTCCCACTTTTACCATCGTTCCCGGCAACGGATCTTGCTCAACAACACTGTATTTAGGGAATTCACTTCGGTAATCAACACTATCCAAAAGCACATAATCTAAGTCTAAATCGTCTAATTTTGCTTCAACTTGTTCCTCAGTTAATTTCGATAAATTCGGAACAGCAATTTCGTGACCGTGATCAGTTGTAAAAGTCAACCAATGCATAAACAAATAACCTAAAACGGCGATAATAGCAGCCGCACTTAATACTTGCAGAAAAAATACTCGGCTAGTTAAATACTTACGTAAACTCATAAATTTATTTTTATTAGTGGCAAAGATAAAGCTATTTCGTTTCAAAAAAAATGATAATTTTGTTTTAAACAAGAAAGTGTTGCGATTGTCATCCTGAGCAAAGTCGAAGGACTATTTTCAGGAGCTATTTCCCGCTGTACGCTGTATCTTTTGTGCCGAACCCCGGCAAAAAAGGATGCCGCTCCCATCAGGGCTAGGGCTTTAGGTTTCATAAGAAACTTTTCGATACCATTTGTCAGACTGAGCGAGGCAATTAGCGAAATTCGTGACGAAAAAACGATTAAACAAATACACAAATACACAAATAAACGATTAAACATCAAATCAATGAAAAACATAGCCATCATCATGGGCGGATATTCAAGTGAATATAAAATTTCTCTTATCAGCGGAAACGTCGTTCACAAATATCTTGACAAAACAAAATACAACGGATTCCGCATTCATATTTTTAAAGAAAAATGGGTTTATGTTGACCAAAATGATGCCGAATTTCCAATCGATAGAAATGATTTCTCAGTTACTGTAAACGGAGAAAAAATCACTTTCGATTGTGTTTTCAATGCCATTCACGGAACCCCGGGAGAAGATGGTTTAATGCAGGCTTACTTTGAATTAATTGGATTGCCACAATCATCTTGCGATTATTACCAAGCGGCTCTTACCTTCAACAAACGTGATTTATTGTCAGTTTTAAAACCATACGGAATCAAAACAGCAATCTCTTATTACCTAAACAAAGGTGATGTTATCAATACGGAAGAAATTGTAAAAAAAGTAGGTTTACCATGTTTCGTAAAACCAAACAAAGCAGGTTCTAGTTTCGGAATCTCAAAAGTAAAAACCGAGGCCGAATTGCCAATCGCAATAGAAGTTGCCTATAAAGAAGATAACGAAATTATCATCGAAAGTTTCCTTGACGGAACCGAAGTTTCTGTTGGAGTAATCAATTATAAAGGCGAAATTAAAGTTTTACCAATCACCGAAATTGTTTCAGAAAATGATTTCTTTGATTATGAAGCAAAATACGAAGGAAAATCACAAGAAATCACACCGGCAAGAATTTCAGACGAACTAACACAAAAAGTGAGTGAAACTGCAAAACGTGCCTACGAAGTTTTAAAAATGAAAGGTTTCTCAAGAAGCGAATTCATCATCGTAAACAACGAACCACATATGTTGGAAATGAACACCATTCCGGGATTAACAACCGAAAGTTTGATTCCGCAACAAGCCAAAGCAGCCGGAATATCTCTCGAAGATTTATTCACAAATGCAATTGAGCTGGCGCTTTTGTAAAGCTACTAAGGTTCTGAGATTCTAAGTTACTTAGATTTCAGAACCTTAATTTTTTATAACATAAATACAACACAATATTGTCAGACTGAGCGAAGTCGAAGTCAAAACCTTTGAGCCTTTGTCGCTCTGAACCTTTGAACCTCAAAAAGAAAAAAATGCGAAAAGCCATATTCCCGGGATCATTTGACCCCATTACCCTAGGTCACGAAGACATTATCAAAAGAGGAATTTCTCTATTTGACGAAATCGTAATTGCAATTGGTGTCAATGCCGAAAAAAAATACATGTTTACTCTTGAAGAAAGAAAACGTTTTATCGAAGAAACCTTCAAAGACGAACCAAAAATCTCCGTTATAACTTATGAAGGTCTAACAATAGATTTGGCAAAAAAACAAAAAGCCAATTTCATTTTAAGAGGTTTACGTAATCCCGCCGATTTCGAATTCGAAAAAGCAATCGCACATACCAACAGACATCTTTCTAAAATTGAAACCGTCTTTTTATTGACCGCTGCAAAAACTTCTTATATCAGTTCAAGCATCGTTCGTGACGTATTGCGAAATGGCGGAGAATATGAAATGTTGGTTCCCAAGGCGGTTAGGGTTAAGAAGTAAAAGTTTAAGTCTTTTATTTCATTAAATTCTATAATATTTTTATACTATAGTCATAAAAAAATTAAATTAAAACATTTTTAATCTATGATGGAAAAACAAATAAAAGTCTATTGGCTAATCATAATTGTAATATTGATTATTTCAGTATTTGTATTTATCGAGACATCTAATTCACATTCAAATTTGGTTCAATATTTTAGTTTTGCAGGATCAATAACATCTTTAGTTTTGGGTCTTATAGCAATATTTTATTCAATTATTTCAAATCAGGAATCAACTACCAATTTTGGAAAACTAAAAGAAGCTGTTACTAAAATAGAAGAAGGTGCCAATACAATAAAAACAGTCTCAGAGACAATAAATACAAGACTAGATCAAATGTCTGATGATCTGATAAAATTTGGAACTAAAGGTAATGAGAACCAAACTACGCAAGCATCTGAATTAGTAAGTGAAGTAGTCACTGCTCCTTCCCCTAATACTGATTTACCAGATGATCCAGATGTAGAGACAGAGACAAAGACAGATCTAGATCCAGAAATTGGCAATCCTAACAATAATAATAAACCCGAATGAAAACGTTTATACATATATACATAAAGCCAAAAAAAGGAATTTCAAGAGAGGTTATTGAAAAAAAAATCAGTTTAGCACTTGATTGGTATCGCTATGATGATAATCTTTATATTGTTTATACAAGTTCTGACATTAGTAAATGGCAAGAACGTTTAGTCTCATATGTAAAAGATAGTGGACGACTATTTATTTGTGAACTAAAAATATCAAAAAGAAACGGTTGGTTAAACAAAGATTTTTGGATATGGCTAAAAAAGGAAAGAACTTAATTAGTAAAAAAAGACATTAATATTATAATTATTTTATTTTTTATTGACATTGTAATTCCTAATAACAGACAAAACATAAACTTGCAAGCGAAAGCAATTATAAGTAATTTCGCATTTTAAAATAAACAGAAATAATGAGCATAGAAAGAGAATTAAACAAACGTAGCGGATCTAAATGCGAACTTTGTGGCGCTGAGGAAAATCTAAAAGTATATCAGGTATTACCAATTCAAAAAGGTGGACTTGACGAAAGTATAATGGCATGCAGTACATGTGTTGACCAAATTGAAAACCCGGACAATGTTGATTTAAATCACTGGAGATGTTTAAATGACAGCATGTGGAATGAAAATGTTGCTGTGCAAGTTGTTGCCTGGAGAATGTTAAGCCGTATGCGCGCTGCAGGATGGCCACAGGAATTGCTTGACATGATGTATTTAGACGAAGATACATTGGCATGGGCGCAAGCAACTGGTGAAGGCGAAGATGATGAAAATAAAATTATTCACCGTGATAGTAATGGTGTAATTTTAGAACACGGAGATTCTGTAGTTTTAATCAAAGATCTAAAAGTAAAAGGATCAAGCATGGTTGCTAAACAAGGAACTGCTGTACGTAACATTCGTTTAGACCACGAAAACGCCGAATATATTGAAGGAAAAGTAGACGGTCAGCAAATTGTGATTATCACGCAGTATGTGAAGAAGATATAAGTCTTCAGTCGCAGTCACAGTTTTCAGTTATTTTACCAACTGAAAACTGGGACAGAAAACTGTAAACTAAAAAAGGCTATTCAAAATCTGAATAGCCTTTTTTATTTTTATTGAAGTAAATTATTTTTGGAATAATTTATTGATCTGATCTTTTACAAATGGCTCAGAAACACTGCTTGTTGCAGAAGAAGCATCTTTAGATCCAACCATAAACTGAACTGTAGCTTTTTCAGGAATAACACTTCCTGTGTAATGCAACCAAATATAGTTATTAGGTAACTCTAATTTTATATCATATAACGGGCTTGCTGTAAAACCATTCATAATAATGTTATAAAGACTTGCATAATCATTATTAACATTTTTAAATGTAAACTTTCTTAAAGTTGAAGATTCGTCATCGTTTTGTATACTTGTGTAGTACACAGTATACTCATCTCCAATTTTCTGAATATAGTTGTTATTTACTTTTCCTAATTTTTCAACTGGCACAGTTTCAATAACTTTAATTTGCGCAAAAGACACAAAACTAAACAACAAAATAGCAATCGTAATAATTCTTTTCATAATTAATTTGGGGTTTATTATTTACTAGCACAAGAAACGCAGAAATTATGATAAATTAAAACCTTAATCGTTAATTTATTAACATTATATCGTGATTGTTGTTCAAAATTGATCTAAACACTACACAATAGGTAATCAAATTACTGAAATTCAATAAATTAAACCACCGTTAACACATAAATCCAATATAAATATGGATTAAATTTTGCCCTTTCAAAGCTTAAAAGCATATCCTAATCAGCGATATTTTACTACAAATTCCGCGTCTAAACTTTCCGGAAGTTCGAAATTTTGACAAAAGAACGCATCAAAAAACAGCCAATCAAAGAGAACCTGAGACAAAAAACTATCTTTCCTCCTCTTTCTTCACCACTTTTCTGGCAACTTCAATTTTGAATTTCTTGCCTTTCATTTTTTCATCTTTGATATTTTTAAGCAAGTCTTTTACTTTATTGAATCTTACTGCTGCAAACGAAATAAAATCTTTTACTTCGATTAAACCTAAATCACCTTTTTCAAGTTTTCCCTTTTGAGAAAAGAAACCTACAATATCAATTTTATTCAATTTTGTTTTCTTTCCGCCACTAATATAAATCGTTTGATATTCGGGTGGTTTTGGCAAAGTGGTTGCATTATCAACTTTTAAAACTGCCATTCCGTAGTCAATATAATCCAATTGTTTTTCACTTTCGTGAATGATAACATACGCCGTTCCTGAAGCTTGCATACGTGCCGTACGACCGTTACGATGTGTAAATTCATCCTCTTTTAGAGGCAAATGATAATGAATTACGTGTTTCATTTCAGGAATATCCAAACCACGGGCAGCCAAATCGGTCGTGATTAAGTAACTCATACTTCCGTTTCTAAACTGAATCAAAGCACGCTCGCGCTCATCCTGATCCATTCCGCCATGATAATAAGTCGCATAGATTCCTTT
Coding sequences:
- a CDS encoding RluA family pseudouridine synthase, whose amino-acid sequence is MNNNIENLDLEDELFEHFRFEVPKGQALLRIDKYLMNLIQNATRNKIQNAATEGNIFVNDIPVKSNYKVKPFDVVTVMLSHPPFENHILPEDLPLNIVYEDDALLLINKEPGMVVHPGHGNYTGTLVNALAHHFDNLPMNSSERPGLVHRIDKDTSGLLVVAKTEAAMTHLAKQFEAKTSEREYIALVWGNVTEEEGTIEGNLARHLKDRMQMAVFADPEIGKPAITHYKVLERFGYVTLISCKLETGRTHQIRAHMKHIGHPLFNDERYGGHLILKGTTFTKYKQFIENCFKALPRQALHAKTLGFVHPNTGEMMRFDTELPQDFQDCIDKWRNYVKSHNTEEEED
- a CDS encoding D-alanine--D-alanine ligase, with amino-acid sequence MKNIAIIMGGYSSEYKISLISGNVVHKYLDKTKYNGFRIHIFKEKWVYVDQNDAEFPIDRNDFSVTVNGEKITFDCVFNAIHGTPGEDGLMQAYFELIGLPQSSCDYYQAALTFNKRDLLSVLKPYGIKTAISYYLNKGDVINTEEIVKKVGLPCFVKPNKAGSSFGISKVKTEAELPIAIEVAYKEDNEIIIESFLDGTEVSVGVINYKGEIKVLPITEIVSENDFFDYEAKYEGKSQEITPARISDELTQKVSETAKRAYEVLKMKGFSRSEFIIVNNEPHMLEMNTIPGLTTESLIPQQAKAAGISLEDLFTNAIELALL
- a CDS encoding PhnA domain-containing protein, coding for MSIERELNKRSGSKCELCGAEENLKVYQVLPIQKGGLDESIMACSTCVDQIENPDNVDLNHWRCLNDSMWNENVAVQVVAWRMLSRMRAAGWPQELLDMMYLDEDTLAWAQATGEGEDDENKIIHRDSNGVILEHGDSVVLIKDLKVKGSSMVAKQGTAVRNIRLDHENAEYIEGKVDGQQIVIITQYVKKI
- the coaD gene encoding pantetheine-phosphate adenylyltransferase, which codes for MRKAIFPGSFDPITLGHEDIIKRGISLFDEIVIAIGVNAEKKYMFTLEERKRFIEETFKDEPKISVITYEGLTIDLAKKQKANFILRGLRNPADFEFEKAIAHTNRHLSKIETVFLLTAAKTSYISSSIVRDVLRNGGEYEMLVPKAVRVKK
- a CDS encoding PASTA domain-containing protein → MSLRKYLTSRVFFLQVLSAAAIIAVLGYLFMHWLTFTTDHGHEIAVPNLSKLTEEQVEAKLDDLDLDYVLLDSVDYRSEFPKYSVVEQDPLPGTMVKVGRKIYIKINASGFSSVKIPDLIEKTYREAVPTLKALGLEAGTITYIPNLGKDMVLEMRYKGRNLKVGDRVLKASKIDLVLGDGKASYVDESQAVDSLAAPTTETPKDEQ